Genomic segment of Streptomyces alboniger:
CCCGGCCAGCACGGCACCCGCCAGTACGCTGACCCCTAGGAACTTCGCGGCCTGCTGAGCCGGTGACAGACCACCACCCGAGCGCTTCTTTCCCATGAGGGCAGCCTACGTTCTGATTCTCCGGACAGGCCTTAATGCCTTGGCCTAAGCTGCTCTCAACTGTCACAGCTGTGGGGTGCAGCAACAAACCCTCCGTCGCTCCCGAATCCGACGGATTCATGTCCGAATTAGCCTTATGTGGCGCCGGGCGTCCGTTGTGACTCAACTGAAACGTCCCGCTTTGCCGGGTTCCTCACGCATGTCGCCAGCTCACTCCGTCGGGTGATCTGCCGCTTACGCATAGTCCGTTCGGGCCATTCAAGATTGGGCCCGAAGGGGGTGTTGCGCTGTGCCCACCTTCCGTAACGTCCTCAACTGGCGGCGGTGAATATGCCGCTGCCGCCGTGGGGGAGCCTCGATTCGGGAGAGGACGGCGCCGGTATGGGCTGGGTAACCGACTGGAGTGCGCAGGCGGCCTGCCGCACTACCGATCCAGATGAACTGTTCGTTCAAGGAGCAGCGCAGAACAGGGCCAAGGCGGTGTGCACCGGATGCCCGGTGCGGACCGAGTGCCTGGCCGACGCGCTCGACAACCGCGTCGAGTTCGGCGTGTGGGGTGGCATGACGGAGCGTGAGCGCCGCGCACTGCTGCGCAGGCGTCCCACCGTCACCTCATGGCGCAGGCTCCTGGAGACCGCGCGT
This window contains:
- a CDS encoding WhiB family transcriptional regulator, whose product is MGWVTDWSAQAACRTTDPDELFVQGAAQNRAKAVCTGCPVRTECLADALDNRVEFGVWGGMTERERRALLRRRPTVTSWRRLLETARSEYERGAGLLPVDLEDEETYESYAAVG